Genomic window (Myxocyprinus asiaticus isolate MX2 ecotype Aquarium Trade chromosome 26, UBuf_Myxa_2, whole genome shotgun sequence):
CCTGCAATTTAAATACTTTAACTTACAAaaaacagaaacaatataataaaactattttatttacagtattttattttaagcaattttttctcattttcagtgttggcatatttacagtttttttttttgtttgtttttttttttttttgctttgttgggCCAAATACCTATAGAATAATCATTCATTCTCAATCAAATAAATTCAAtaatattttatgatattttgatATCTGACAGTGCGATTGATGTAGACTGAACTGATATGTTGATGTTGTGTCCTCCAGAGTTGCCACATAAAGCTAAGGAACCTGTTCACTGAGAAACTCCATGTGATTGGCTTGGCTGCCCTAGTGATCGCTGTCATTATGGTAAGAAAGAAATGCAAGTGAACTCAAAACGCACAATTACAGAGCTGAATTAGACAACTGTACACTCCTCCAAAAATCTTCTTTATAAATAGCCTGTGCATAATTTTGTGTCTATAATTTCTCTCTGCGTTGTGTGCAGGTTTTTGAGATGATCTTCACCATGGTCCTCTGCTGTGCAATCCGCAATACTCCAGCATACTGAGAGGCTGGATGATGACCAGCCTGATCAAAACCTTTGATTTTTGCCAGTATTGGGCAGGAGGACACCATGTCATTTCTGTGCTCCCTGTCTTTTCCAGTTCAAGTGTCCAAGCACTGAGCATTGATCTTTGCATTTTTTGAGAGGACCTCTTATGTTAATGCACCAGAATACACATCAAGGACTATCATAGATAAACATTTCAACAAAATAACAATCTTTTACAATGAGGAGGTTTCTACATATTTAACAGTAATGTGATTGACTTGTAAAGAGTTTTATTCTGTATTGTTTTactgtttcatattttttttttatttcagtgtaaTAACAAACACTTTCATCTTGTATTGTCTATTTTCTATATATGCTTCTTAGTATTGCAataacttaaagggttagttcacccaaaaatgaaaatgctctcatcataacaccctcatgccatccaagacgtatatgactttctttcatctgctgaacacaaacgaagaatatctcagatcggtactccagatgactctggtggttaaatccatatcgtcATACGctatatgtgggtgagaaacagttcaatatttgagtctttttatatatatatacatatcaccccttaatgggcagggaggagaatttatgataaaaaaatgacttaaaaatgtatctgtttctcacccacacctatcatatcgtgtctgaagatatggatgtcatatggattacttttatactccctttatgtggattttggagcttcaaaatgttggcacccatttacttactttgtgaggacctacagagctgagatatttgtaaaaaatatattttttgtgtgtgttctgcagaataaataaagtcatacacatctgggatgccaggagggtgagtaaatcatgagagaattttcatttttgggtgaactatccctttaagaacactAAAACAACTGTactacaaaatgaacaaaatgtcatGAGTGTGAGTCTTTGAGTGTGTATATTTGTGCATTTGCATGTCTAAATCATTGGAAAGATTTTAAATAGGTAATTGTTTTATGAATATGTTATGAGGCAAAGAAAATGCTTTCTGGGACAGCTTTCTGAGTGCATATCACACCCTGGGTCTTATCTGATCACACATTGCATTGGATATAATCTCATCAAGATTTTCTACCACATTATATTAATACAACCCACATGAAACTGATCAAACATTGTATTACCCAATGAGCCCAATCCATTTCTTGACATtcaatttatttcaaataaaagttGTAAAGAATTTCTACCAGTGTGGTGAATGCTATTTTACTAATGCACTGAATCTTATTTGAAGGTTATTTGGAATAAATGTTTAGGGCACATTattcacagacagagagagagagatctataAAGTATGCCAAATTTTCGTCATCCAAATAAAATATTGTGCACTGTCGCTTTAAGAGAAATGTAAATGCTGTGTTTGTGTTCAAAAGGTCAGGCTCCGCCCACACTGTGTAAGATCGGTTTCGTTTTTCAAGAGTACATGTTGCTGTACACAAACAATATAATATGGGAGCGTCTAATGATAAACCCCTCAAATGCCCGCTGTGTCATGAAGACTGTCGGAATCAGGTGAGGCTGAGCTGCGAACACACCTTCTGTCAAGGCTGTATCGGTGAGTTATGGAGCGGATCATCGACTGGACCTTATTTCTGCCCCGAATGCAAGTACGAGTACAAGGAACTGCCAGACTTTTCGGATGGAGCCTCAACATCAACAGCCAGACCCAGCGCAagtatgtttcattaaaaaaaaaaaaaaaagaacaaagtaaATGTTAGCTGAgagtttttgattttatttataaattgctCATGAAGTAGGACACATGCCTGTGATCTGTACTTGATCTGTTTCAATTAAAGCATATTAAGGAAtactccgggttcaatgcaagcaGAGAGACTACCTTATGCACGCTTGCGccttctttgatttttaatgggaataacAACGacactgtgagggatagacttacagtcacTTTAatggctgtactgcagtttaaaatgtttttggatcgttctgcggacaaaacattgaaaagaatATTTCCAAGAACATTGAGTGGACAAAGAACTTCTCGGTTTCGtacgtaacctctgttccctgagaccaagggaacgagacattgcgtttatCAACGCAAGTGGGAGTGTCTTCTTACAGGACCTagctgaaacctctctacaataacggcaatattctaatattggctatggtgtttgagtcccacctgttttggcgcgaagttgtctgctataaaaacaggtgcacaaacaccatttcctcaatttctgactgagaacaaggagcgcatcactcatgcctcaagaactcttgagtcttgtagtgtggctagcgttcgcaatgtctcgttcccttcgtctcagggaaccgaggttacgtatgtaactgagacattcccttacaactcagtacacttgacattgcatttattaatgcatatggggaacagaatcccatcacgccgcactacacgacataacctcccagaaaggaagcatgacGCCACAGTCTCGTGGGACAGCgactgacatgagtatgccgcagtgagtgaccctcttgttgggccaggaggggagtgAATTAGCTCCTTCACAAACCCAGTTGGGAATGGAGTTTATTTATAgtgtaagtgcttgtgacttatggtaaattacagTGGCCttaatgcaggcggttgtgtaaaaagatggggagctcgtccttaaagggaggagcataattatatatatttggccaatgaaatagcaagtgctctaaacagagaggacttgtgaagagagagagagacgttacgtctGGGTTGTAAAACCTTGCTAATGTGAGAGCCATAACTGGCACAagcagagcctctgattgtgccagtaacagTCAATCgttgaggtagttcaagatgcgcacGCCGCTCAGTTTCAGATGGGTGAGAACTGCATCAATGTGCTTTGTGAAcatgcgaggagccagagacagtccaaaggtcaggactttgaattgatacgttgttccctcgaacgcaaatctcaaaaacatcctgtgatgtcatacagtttggatatgaaagtacgcatccttcagatctatcgacgcaaaccaatcgtgtgggcgtaCATGCGATTAGATTactttctgagtaatcattttgaatgggtgcaTTGTGAGTGcgcgattcaaatgtctcagatccaggatcggcCGAAGCACACCATTTtcctttgggacaagaaaatgatggctgtaaaaccctttttgggcttgacaatttggcacaacctCTATCACGCTTTTCAcgaggagattgtgtatttcggcatATAGAGCAGCATTGAAACAGGGTGGCCGGTGTGCAAATTgtatcgtataaccatgttcgatcattttttgcacccattctgaaatacctgaTACGCTGATATGGCCGCTTctgtttgggccacggcttgcttAGCCTCACCGGTGGCTCGGCAGCGGCAGGTGCCAGcgctgaggcagcaggtatggggcttttagtcgggcACTGGCTCGAAACAGAGTGAGGGCAAACCAGCTGTTTTGTACTCCATTTTGGCATAGCCTGTGATTGCTGCTGAGTTGCTACGTAACGCTCAGAAAACGTATTCACAGAGCCGCCAAGGAGGCCGGAGACACTGGAGCCAActgagtggctttttccttatcactcatttctgtgagggtcagccatacatGTCGATCCAGAActaccaggttgcccatggacttgccaaTAGCCTGcacagtgactttcgtggcatgcagcgctaagtctgtagtgGTCTGgtgctctttgaatgtctctggatcaaagccttgctcgtccatttgcttgaggagcttggcttgaaacacctggagcactgccattgcgtggagtgctgatccagcttgtcctgccactgagtaagcttttccagtCAGTGTGGACATTTGTAGACACggcttggaaggatgtatggggcgtgatttccatgCCCTTTTACTCagtgggcagaggtgtgccgctactgCCTCCTCGACAGGGGGAAGTTGGGCATAACCGTTTACTTCCCCATGATCCACAATAGAGAGGATGGCATCACTGTGTGAGTGTGCTAAGAAGGGTGCACGCCAGGACTTATACAGTTCTATATACAGCAGAAGTATACGCGGCCGCTTGACGGCATCCGGACTGAAGGAACCATTCATCGAgccgagactgttcaggttcctctgggggagaccactcgagGTTAAGCACTTCAACCGCCCTTGTAAGGACGCGGAGCATTTCCCTGTCAGTGGCAGGTGCACACACCTTGCCCTCACTGGgggaggggtggcagcatcatccacttaccactcacctgatgcagcgagagacatgtcatcatcattatcatccccagcgtcagaacctcTGAATGAGACGGGACTGCGTGCTCTTTCAGAGGGCCGGAGCTTGTCTCGCACATAGCGTATCGGCAAAGATGCGCCtcgtggagattgaggggctcgcgggccatgtgccggcacgaggaccacctcaaattcattCTGCTCAGCCTCGCGGCCCCGCTGTGCCTCCTTGGGTATAACAGAAGAGGCGGGTTGGAGGGCacgtgaggctgaatcgtcccacAGAATGAGGGTGAAAcacgagcgaagcgtcttgagactcatgccctcgcagtgaggacagtctgtctccatgagagctgactctgtgtGGGCGCAGCCCAGACagtaaatgcagctctcatgctgatctgatggcaggatgtgcctctcgcacaaggaacacttacggaacgacatctttaaacaGACGTGAACATGGAagcgactcttttagatatataaataaatatatatttagatttcaCACAATATGCAATTgttttgtaaggatacacaacactTGCCGAAGCACTGCGGGGAATCAcgatgctgaggcccgttcaccagcgatgCTTCAAGCGGCGAGGTggagtgatgttcgccggagcactgcaggggagcagagagtcttcACGTTGCCGTGAAGAGTCTGCCCGCTGACCCGTGTATATCGACGGCGAagtgtagagggcttctagacaagagatgatcgctgtcttgaaggaagaaattctgaggaaatggtgtttgtgcacctgtttttgtagcggacagcttcgcgccaaaacaagcagggctcaaacaccatagccaatattagactattggcgttattgtagagaggtttcaactaggtaaTGTAAGAAGGAACTCCCATATGCGTttataaacgcaatgtcaagtgtactgaatcgtaagggaactccagacaacatgagttttttacagctttataccattcgtgccatcAAGGAGATGGTAagactatccctcacagcctcgttgtcattcccattaaaaatcaaagctgGTGCTAGCGTGAATTAGGTCTATTTAACCAgagacagagcacttgtattaaaatgcataagagaaattggaatgcccaatatggcGCATGcaaaaaaggaagtcccgccttaaagggatagttcacccaaaaatgaaaattctctcatcatttactcatcctcatgccatcctagttgtgtatgactttctttcttctgcagaacacaaatgaagatttttagaagaatattttagctctgttggtccataaagtacaagtaaatggctgccaaaatgttgatgctccaaaaaagcacataaaggcatcataaaagtaatccatacgactccagggttttaatccatatcttcagatgtgatgtgatgggtgtgggtgagaaacagatcaatatttaaatccttttttgctagaaattcttctccctgcccagtaggtggcgatatgcatgaagaatcagGGCTTTATGCTTACAGTTTTTAGGAGCACTTGTTCtcctaattaaaaaaatgtaggaGCACAGTTGTAGTCCAGTTTTTTTAAGAGATGGTAATGTTAATGTGCCACAATATAACATGCACAAAAAGGCATGAGAAAACTGAGCTCAtcaattatgacaaaattcaGGAACATAGTGTGAGTCATGACAAAGGAGTTAAAATTCTTATACaccaaatgtaatatttttagtTAATTTGACAGGCTGTCTGCAAAAAAACAACGTTTCACATTGTgaacataaatatacaaaaacacaatgttCGCTTTGAAGTGTGGTCCTCTTAAATATATTTAAGAACTCTAAATTGACATCTGCAATGCTGAACATAATTAATGTTCCTGTCACACAATGTACAACAATCAGATGCTGCATATTTCAGTTGGCCAGGCTTTGTAAACTTTTAACTTTGAAAGTAAAATTtgatgtttttcatttcattcaAGCTGAATAAAACGTCTTGCACAACATTTTCGCGCTTGCTCAGTTGATTGAAGGGATGAAAAGCAGCCAGTCGCAGTGTGAAACATAACTATTGCGCAGTGCAAATGCATTTGGGAGTTGTAATTTTTATTCAGATTGTACTACAGCATTTCATGAGCTTCAGTCTAGGGTCAGGAATCTTTAGGCACCTCACAATTCGATCCGATTCTGCGGAGTCACGAGCCGATTTCAAAACGATTCCtgatacatctaaaaaaaaaataataattattattctgctgtgcaaatgcaaaacacagtaacttcacATTTTGACCAAAATTGGGGTTCTTAGACTGACAGCTATGCAGGTTTTGagaaaattgcagtaactacgAAATCCACACTCAAACCAAGTAACTGTTTTGTTGGTGTATTGTGCAGCCTTTGTATGGTATTGTCCATCATAAAAAGTGATAAACACTGACCACTTTacacaagaaaataaatgaaagacAATAAATATTGGTTTTCGAAACACAGTACTATTAAATGTGCGCACTCTTCCCGACGAGCGAGAGACCGGCAATGAGCAACAGCAAATGAAAGAGCGCAAGAGGAGTAAAAGTGAGTGGGAAGCAGCAggcaaaaaataattagaaaattaaAACATCACCTACGTCTCCCGAACTGCTGTCTCATTATTTCAGGTGTTTTATTTTCACTTGTTGTGCAAATTAGTGCATTAACGAGCTGGTATTTCTTGTTCTTTGTTGACATGTAATCACGAAATCAACTCTCCCATTGCCATGTGCgcgagtttgtgaattaatttcggGATCGTAGGTTCATTAGGAAACGAATGGGGTGTGGTTGATACATCAGGTCTGCGATCAGTTTTGTAGGATGCGCTTGGCTTTAGGATATGTGCGTTTCTAACATCTGACTCTGGCACGTGCATAAGCGCCACTGCGCTGCCACATTCTCAGAATAGATTGATCAGAGAATAGATTTTTTCTCCCACCCCTTCTTAAATTGGGTGACTCACATCGGTGCgtctaaatattttttcacagtcGCACACAGTAATTTTCAGTCGCATTGTAGAGCCCTGAGAATGCGaacaaccaaaaacacaagaagatgaatgtgaaagtgaacgttAAATTGGAGATTGACTGGGCAGGGAGgcgaatttattgtaaaaaaaggtcttaaatattgatctatttctcacccacacctgtcatattgcttctgaagacattgatttaaccactggggtcttatggattactattatgctgacttgtgtgatttttggagcttcaaaacagctgagaaattcttctaaaaatcttcatttgagttcagcagatgaaagaatgtcatacaaatcagggatggcataagggtgagtaaattatgatagaacttttcatttttgggtgaactattcctttaaggggcggtcacactacattTTGCGcttcattcactcccattcaaacgcggGAGACCGGAAACGCAACTTCATGCGAAGAATTTTTGTACTACGCTTCAAGTTTGTTGAACTCTGAATCACGAGTCCATATTACGTGACAACGCGTGACCAAAAGAAGATTGAAATGTCACACGCTAACCTCTTTCTGACCTCTTGGCCtaattcaataaatacatttttcaaagttttgtgtttttttttttttttggttacaggAAAGTGTGTAGACAACAATAGttttaacatttataaaatgaaattattaatttGTGATGTATTTTTTACTTTCACAAGAAGCCCTTCTGCGTGACATCATTTCCTGATCTGTTGCGTTGTCCGGGAAAAAAAAATAGCacgctcaaagcctagtgtgactgccccattacaggtaaatgagccaatcaccttttagatgcagacatcggcaatgtccctttcaaggcaagtcagtccatttTGCAGCCGTCTTTGGAACTCTCCGGGGTGGGCTTGACAgcttggtcaagattacaatcaaaagaacatttaaaatcagcagtaaaacctGACAACAATGTATCCTAatgatcataaattgtgcttttttagcGGTTATGCATACTAAAAATGTTTCAATCTTTCAGGCTTTAGCTAATGTGCATACGCTTTATTGAGTTGACTGAcagacgatgtctgtatctaaaaggttattgCTTTTCTACATCCATTTATTTCCCATTgtgtgttccaatttctcccattcattttattaataCCAGTGGTCTGTCTCTTGCTAAATGGTCTCTGACATCTCCTGTCAATCAAATCGAGAacacacatgcaaataagctggaccagcctgacaaATAGAgttttttagtgtgatctgagctaaagaagcacaacttatgataccattgtcaggattttactgcagatttgaaatgttatttgatcgtaatctggaccaactgttttggagatttaatttttttttcccattcaagtagataggagctgaacTTTCATGCTGCTTGTATCCATAAAAAAAAACCTCCCCTGGAGCATTCCCAAAATGTccaccaagtggactgacttgccttgaaaaggaCTTTGATACAAGTTAATATCAagagacagcatttgtagcataatgatgattatcacAAAAACTAATTctgactagtccctccttttctttaaaaaaaaaaaagaacaaatccaggttacagtgaggcacttacaatggaagtgaatggggccagtttttggagggtttaaaggcagaaatatgaaacgtataattttataaaagcacttatatgaattcttctgttaaaaattgtgtattatttaagctgattatttgttgtttttatggtcgttttagggtttacagcattacgtcatcatgacaacgaacttgaaaaattagatataactttacacagaaaaggtttgtaaatgatttcatcacactaaaatcatgttaacatgcatattgttgcCTTtttgcaatacttttgaaacagtgagtattttaaagtttacgaattggccccattcacttttgcTTTTATAAATAAAGGGAGGGACAAGtggaaattatttgttttgtgataatcaacattatgccacaaatgctgtctattgagcttaacttatattgaacccggaatattcctttaatagtgaaGGGGGTGCATTCATATAAAAGTGAAAAGTTGATCTGAAAATGTTCAATTAGCATTAATTTCAGAATTTATTACTACTGGAATGTTGCTtgccccccttttgctttaatgacagcctgcACTCAAGCacaactccacaagtttgtgcaaaacttgatgatccatgttaGCCCAgtttgatttgagaatgttccaaagaacatcttgtgtgctttaatgaaagCAAGAAAACCTTTTGAACACGGTCAATGTTGGCTCAGcattttgaaccccactgttcAATCAAACAATACTTTGTTTTCGTGTAGGTTGGACACTTGGAAAGAAGCTATCTGCCCGATATTCCACCAAGACATTGCTTGGGAAGAGGAAGTCCAGTTCTGCATTCCCCGGGAAGTACAGTGGTGGATACAGACTGGGTTCAGCACCATCTAGTTACCTCCATGTCACTGACTCTAATAATGTGATCGACATTATTGATTCTGATGATGACACACCAGCACCACCTAAAAGAAAGCCCACAGCAGATGAGTGCCCATCTGGAAGCCAGTCTCCATCCGTGGTTTGGAGGAATATTTCTACTAGTGAAAcatcaacacaacacacacatccaGAAACAACATCATCTAATGAAATCGCATCTCCTCATATAGAATCATCACCAGACAGGAACACAAGCTCAGTAAGGGAGGACCTGCCTGTTGCTTCCTGTAGAAACGCAGAGGCACACAGAAAAAGCAACACACTTCAAGGAGAGAAAGAATCCTCAAAAGAGACACCAATTACAAGAGACACCTCTTCTAAAGCCAGTGACTTACCAAGAGTGAATGCGACCACTCATTCGACTGGGCCGCAGGAACAAATGAGTCCTTCTAATAGTGAAGAGCCTTCAGTCTTTAGTGTCCCAAGTACATCAACAGAGAGACTCTCCAGTAGCACCCATGTGCCCTGCCATTACTGTCTTTCTTCAGACCAGAAGGTGGCAGTGAAAACCTGCCTGGTATGTGGGGCATCAATGTGCTCTGAGCATCTGCGTGCACATCTGGAAAAGCCAGTGTTTCAGAACCATCCGCTTGTGAACGCTGTGGAGGATGTGTCTCTCTGGAGATGCCAGGAGCACCAGGAGATGAACCGCATTTACTGTCAATcatgtggagtgtgtgtgtgcactgtgtgTTCCTTGGTCGGATCACATAAGGGCCATGAGTGCATCAGCATCCGTAAGGCAGAGCAGAAACTCAGAGTGAGTCAATGCCTaaaattgtttacatttgaaattgacacttttttccctctctaaaaaGTTTTCtaaaaagaccccatgaaatggcttgatgagcacatctttctttcatgtgttgacatgtttcctattaaaacaggaagtttgggtgggacatattgaAGAGCTCATCCcctttttaaaatagccaattgCCTTCAGTTTACGTCACACCCATTAACCATGATTTGATAGTTGCTATTGCTAATCAGAGGCACTATAGCGGTGAAGACAATCTCATTCTAGTTGGCATTTTATAGGAACAAAACTTGGATATGCCGATGAGGCgtaaagcccaaagtatcctTTGTCCGtgtgacgcaaatctcgtcatcgGCAGAGAGTGCAAGCACTGAATGCgcgcagcctgatttttctaactgcaCGTCTTTGAATGCGCAGAATGCTCATGCAATTTGTTGCGCTAGTTAGTGTCCACAagatggcaacactcacatttgagccattgttgtCACTAAGAAGCACTAGAAAAAGAGGTAATCGctactaaacaacaggagacgaaagtaaaaacaacagcag
Coding sequences:
- the LOC127416807 gene encoding E3 ubiquitin/ISG15 ligase TRIM25-like isoform X1, which produces MGASNDKPLKCPLCHEDCRNQVRLSCEHTFCQGCIGELWSGSSTGPYFCPECKYEYKELPDFSDGASTSTARPSARFTALRHHDNELEKLDITLHRKGWTLGKKLSARYSTKTLLGKRKSSSAFPGKYSGGYRLGSAPSSYLHVTDSNNVIDIIDSDDDTPAPPKRKPTADECPSGSQSPSVVWRNISTSETSTQHTHPETTSSNEIASPHIESSPDRNTSSVREDLPVASCRNAEAHRKSNTLQGEKESSKETPITRDTSSKASDLPRVNATTHSTGPQEQMSPSNSEEPSVFSVPSTSTERLSSSTHVPCHYCLSSDQKVAVKTCLVCGASMCSEHLRAHLEKPVFQNHPLVNAVEDVSLWRCQEHQEMNRIYCQSCGVCVCTVCSLVGSHKGHECISIRKAEQKLRDSLKDEMTKIQKTEKSIVEKAFVLSEKKHGVQTGLEEVRAAVLQHYQAMREALEHEEAQAMHCLAQEKDRVLGSIERQLDTLQGALISSQSILNTLQGMTTEQEPSQYQDQAFIMEYSKIAAQLNGLSDPVQNLKPPQEVNQGRLDCLQDWTERRLDTVLISLPHRDPFRLLYGISPTLDPDTAHPKLLLSDENRTVQYTETQQDYTEQETRFNIFPQVLGSHALDRGCYYWEVEVSLDEGRWKVGVSDGQIGRKGQKDVCRIGFYPNSWCLIYEKGKVEAMHDKVASPVCTTGLCKVGVLLDFNEGRLSFYSVAKDGALSLLYSFEHKFSEPLYMAMAVSKTELTICDVFTKPTTD
- the LOC127416807 gene encoding E3 ubiquitin/ISG15 ligase TRIM25-like isoform X2, which encodes MGASNDKPLKCPLCHEDCRNQVRLSCEHTFCQGCIGELWSGSSTGPYFCPECKYEYKELPDFSDGASTSTARPSASWTLGKKLSARYSTKTLLGKRKSSSAFPGKYSGGYRLGSAPSSYLHVTDSNNVIDIIDSDDDTPAPPKRKPTADECPSGSQSPSVVWRNISTSETSTQHTHPETTSSNEIASPHIESSPDRNTSSVREDLPVASCRNAEAHRKSNTLQGEKESSKETPITRDTSSKASDLPRVNATTHSTGPQEQMSPSNSEEPSVFSVPSTSTERLSSSTHVPCHYCLSSDQKVAVKTCLVCGASMCSEHLRAHLEKPVFQNHPLVNAVEDVSLWRCQEHQEMNRIYCQSCGVCVCTVCSLVGSHKGHECISIRKAEQKLRDSLKDEMTKIQKTEKSIVEKAFVLSEKKHGVQTGLEEVRAAVLQHYQAMREALEHEEAQAMHCLAQEKDRVLGSIERQLDTLQGALISSQSILNTLQGMTTEQEPSQYQDQAFIMEYSKIAAQLNGLSDPVQNLKPPQEVNQGRLDCLQDWTERRLDTVLISLPHRDPFRLLYGISPTLDPDTAHPKLLLSDENRTVQYTETQQDYTEQETRFNIFPQVLGSHALDRGCYYWEVEVSLDEGRWKVGVSDGQIGRKGQKDVCRIGFYPNSWCLIYEKGKVEAMHDKVASPVCTTGLCKVGVLLDFNEGRLSFYSVAKDGALSLLYSFEHKFSEPLYMAMAVSKTELTICDVFTKPTTD